From a region of the Desulfuromonas sp. KJ2020 genome:
- a CDS encoding class I SAM-dependent methyltransferase, whose product MSAHKFNPAKLAKLNHPDRYHRENPEAIWKTLNLTDPRVIVDIGAGTGFFAIPFSRHMPEGVVYACDIADEMLEWLEKNLPAELQGRVIPVKMEERSVPLAAEMADLVFMVNLHHELEDAAAILVETWRLLKPGGKVAIVDWKDEATESGPPVEIRVSESRIRQQLSDAGFGAVRTHRVLPCHHFLEARKPPKQPDTEGKD is encoded by the coding sequence ATGTCTGCCCACAAATTCAATCCGGCCAAGCTCGCCAAACTGAACCACCCCGACCGCTACCACCGTGAAAACCCGGAAGCGATCTGGAAAACGCTGAATCTGACGGATCCCCGGGTGATCGTCGATATCGGGGCCGGCACCGGTTTCTTTGCCATCCCCTTCAGCCGCCATATGCCTGAAGGCGTGGTGTATGCCTGCGATATCGCCGATGAGATGCTGGAATGGCTGGAGAAAAATCTCCCCGCCGAGCTGCAGGGACGGGTAATTCCCGTTAAAATGGAGGAGCGGAGCGTCCCGCTGGCGGCGGAGATGGCCGATCTGGTGTTCATGGTCAACCTGCATCATGAACTGGAAGACGCGGCCGCCATCCTGGTGGAGACCTGGCGCCTGCTCAAACCCGGCGGCAAGGTGGCCATCGTCGACTGGAAAGATGAGGCAACCGAGAGCGGCCCCCCTGTGGAGATTCGGGTCAGTGAATCACGCATCCGCCAACAACTGTCCGATGCCGGCTTCGGAGCAGTCAGGACGCATCGTGTCCTGCCCTGCCACCATTTTCTGGAGGCCCGTAAACCACCCAAACAACCTGACACCGAGGGAAAGGATTGA
- a CDS encoding cytochrome c3 family protein → MIRCLIAVMAVTFAWALPALAVDFDHAEHLTYIEGTDCATCHVEGAQSIVPETTACLQCHDQDFVDTVKMPGLKTHGPVWALNHRPFAKGNTYDCAACHQQSYCMDCHTAGFADEMGDFGNNMINVHRSDFHVTHPIAARTDQQLCSSCHEPNYCSDCHNDFRSNVDLGTGPSHSKAFGISGIGGDIDVIHQTVTADTDCFVCHNSDSVVRDFHTWSVDHARDARKNLATCQACHPQGDVCLNCHSAKGGAVGFNPHGKDWDDRKGRLDRASNGKTCRMCH, encoded by the coding sequence ATGATCCGCTGTTTAATCGCCGTTATGGCCGTCACCTTTGCGTGGGCGCTACCGGCATTGGCGGTCGATTTCGACCACGCCGAGCATCTGACCTACATCGAAGGGACGGATTGCGCCACCTGCCACGTGGAGGGGGCGCAGAGCATCGTTCCCGAGACCACGGCCTGTCTGCAGTGTCACGATCAGGATTTCGTTGACACCGTCAAGATGCCGGGCCTCAAAACCCACGGACCCGTCTGGGCCCTTAACCACCGCCCCTTTGCCAAGGGCAACACCTATGACTGCGCCGCCTGCCACCAGCAGAGCTACTGCATGGACTGCCACACTGCGGGTTTCGCCGATGAAATGGGTGATTTTGGCAACAACATGATCAACGTGCATCGCAGCGATTTTCACGTAACCCACCCCATCGCCGCTCGCACCGACCAACAGCTGTGCTCCAGTTGCCATGAGCCCAACTACTGCTCCGACTGCCACAACGATTTTCGTTCCAACGTGGATCTTGGCACCGGGCCGTCGCACAGCAAGGCATTCGGGATTTCAGGTATCGGTGGCGATATTGATGTCATTCACCAAACGGTAACCGCTGATACGGACTGCTTTGTCTGTCACAACAGTGATTCGGTAGTCAGGGACTTCCATACCTGGTCTGTCGATCACGCCCGCGATGCGCGCAAAAATCTGGCCACCTGCCAGGCTTGTCATCCTCAGGGTGATGTCTGCCTCAACTGCCACAGTGCCAAAGGCGGAGCCGTCGGCTTCAACCCCCATGGCAAAGACTGGGATGATCGCAAGGGGCGCCTGGACAGAGCCAGCAATGGCAAAACCTGCAGAATGTGTCACTAA
- a CDS encoding FAD-dependent oxidoreductase encodes MTKERLLVIGGDAAGMSAASKVRRQKPKAEIIVFERSPHTSYSACGMPYYIGGMVEEVDSLVARTPAQFREKYNIDARVEHEVLEIDPAQAKLRVLNRESRTESWESYDQLLIATGAVPFCPEMANAHAQGIFGLSTLQSGIRVREFLDQEQPKQAVVVGGGYIGLEMAEALVRRGMKVSLIQKGEQVMETLDPDMGALVSEALREIGVTLYLEETLQGFEAQDGRVTAVITGQRTLPADCVILGMGTSPNSHLAAEAGLALGVKGAIKVNARMQTDRDGIWAAGDCVESMNRVSGRPMHIALGTVANKQGVVAGTNIAGGYATFSGVLGTAVSKICQYEVARTGLLERELPALGLEAVTATIRSRTRAGYYPGAGRITVKLLAEKGSGRLLGGQIVGLEGAAKRIDILATALYAGLRVQDIVDLDLSYAPPFSPVWDPVQTAARQLLSQV; translated from the coding sequence ATGACGAAAGAGAGACTTCTGGTGATTGGCGGCGACGCCGCCGGCATGAGCGCAGCTTCGAAGGTGCGGAGACAGAAGCCGAAAGCCGAGATTATCGTTTTTGAGCGCTCCCCCCATACCTCCTATTCGGCCTGCGGCATGCCCTATTACATTGGGGGCATGGTGGAAGAGGTCGATTCTCTGGTCGCCCGCACACCCGCCCAATTCCGCGAAAAGTACAACATCGATGCGCGGGTGGAGCATGAAGTGCTTGAAATCGACCCGGCCCAGGCGAAGCTGCGGGTGCTGAACCGCGAGAGTCGCACGGAAAGCTGGGAAAGCTACGATCAATTGCTCATCGCCACCGGCGCCGTGCCTTTCTGCCCCGAGATGGCCAACGCCCATGCGCAGGGGATATTCGGGCTTTCCACCCTGCAAAGCGGCATCCGGGTGCGGGAATTTCTCGACCAGGAGCAGCCCAAACAGGCGGTGGTGGTCGGCGGCGGCTATATCGGACTGGAGATGGCGGAGGCGCTGGTGCGGCGAGGGATGAAAGTCTCGCTGATCCAGAAGGGGGAACAGGTCATGGAGACCCTCGACCCCGACATGGGCGCGCTGGTTTCGGAGGCGCTGCGGGAAATCGGCGTCACCCTGTATCTGGAGGAGACGTTGCAGGGTTTCGAAGCGCAGGATGGCCGGGTGACCGCAGTGATCACCGGTCAGCGCACTTTACCGGCCGACTGCGTTATCCTCGGCATGGGAACCAGCCCCAACAGCCACCTGGCCGCCGAGGCCGGTCTGGCCCTGGGAGTGAAGGGAGCCATCAAGGTGAACGCCCGCATGCAGACCGACCGGGACGGGATCTGGGCAGCGGGGGATTGCGTGGAGTCGATGAATCGGGTGAGCGGCCGCCCCATGCACATAGCCCTGGGGACCGTGGCCAACAAGCAGGGGGTGGTGGCCGGCACCAATATCGCTGGCGGTTATGCCACCTTTTCGGGCGTGCTCGGAACAGCGGTCAGCAAAATCTGTCAATATGAGGTGGCGCGTACCGGACTGCTGGAGAGGGAATTGCCTGCACTGGGACTGGAGGCGGTCACCGCCACCATCCGCAGCCGCACCAGGGCCGGCTATTATCCCGGTGCCGGGCGTATCACGGTCAAGCTGCTGGCGGAGAAGGGAAGCGGCCGCCTCTTGGGTGGTCAGATTGTCGGGCTGGAAGGAGCGGCCAAGCGTATCGACATCCTGGCGACGGCGCTCTATGCCGGCTTGCGGGTGCAGGATATCGTCGATCTCGACCTGAGCTACGCCCCGCCCTTTTCGCCGGTATGGGACCCGGTGCAGACGGCGGCCCGGCAGCTGTTATCGCAGGTGTAG
- a CDS encoding cytochrome c3 family protein, which produces MQTKKILFYGAMLLSAAMLWGCGSSGSGGSSVDRPEGEIVEVGSSSCKQCHGLVTHNETNPIWSAGNDLVGVVPNALVIRHECEDCHGGGSAHHGTYGQETIPYPIPTAERCAVCHEETEEVLASTFHIAGDIPACASCHAPLELLHAEWADVTDPAGVNTVKRERLACLECHNNPQVAANPFYPEIYERFETSRHASQNARSGLCSACHSNEGGIELLAMERMISRADLATAYTADTVDAYLLPVGSDTIDGVQKKTCATCHNPHEANLRGDGDITAFMLGDTGTTTQEATVVFSAEFNLCTACHMVDIVATNTGSGNNGRFIYEYELSDAYSAANLIDATSGTYDFSNIPFYHDGASGNGRTMIDTHFGGEILSHLVDFAGGDTDITIKGYNVNAGARNACTSCHDPHTAGKMLAEVGGTYAGADNIDNPVIGYAEGLGDFHNSYQTTVSYRQSGCAPCHTGDNYAAVTLGVDPDDSWSWGTLSCRACHDLAIPNTEFGLNNAPEFAQVREFPLDHVFAFNALVDGAVELSGGVVVPVADLGVNQICFECHKGRTPGVDVTTLTEAEAGTRNYDISYLHYAPSFAILWGADSGMVATYPGESYSGRFTHGGTPFGCVDCHDVHNTNENHAATNKMTNPEFSCAGCHGEGQAFDAVDLQARTQLFSERLLDTILVAMVAADGQVGLNATLQAKIDSLLDSTYPNVDYASQEEELMAYIQERQVYFPSIAVAHAATTWKVFTYEDGAPHGQTHGHGGSWAHNSKFAREMMYDAILSLSGDVTGLDVTGTLRDTP; this is translated from the coding sequence ATGCAAACGAAGAAGATTCTATTTTACGGGGCAATGCTGCTGAGCGCGGCGATGCTCTGGGGTTGCGGCAGCAGCGGCTCGGGAGGCTCCAGTGTTGACCGCCCCGAAGGTGAGATTGTTGAAGTAGGCAGCTCCAGCTGTAAGCAGTGCCACGGTCTGGTGACCCACAACGAAACCAATCCCATCTGGTCTGCCGGTAATGACCTTGTTGGCGTAGTGCCCAATGCCCTGGTCATCAGGCATGAATGCGAAGATTGTCATGGCGGCGGCAGTGCCCACCATGGTACCTACGGTCAAGAAACCATCCCGTATCCCATTCCGACCGCCGAGCGCTGTGCTGTCTGTCATGAGGAGACCGAAGAGGTTCTTGCTTCCACCTTTCATATCGCGGGAGATATTCCTGCCTGCGCCAGCTGTCACGCACCGCTCGAGCTGCTTCACGCTGAGTGGGCTGACGTGACTGACCCAGCAGGTGTGAATACCGTGAAAAGGGAGAGGCTCGCCTGCCTTGAGTGTCACAATAATCCTCAGGTGGCTGCCAATCCGTTCTATCCTGAAATCTACGAGCGTTTTGAGACTAGCCGACACGCCAGCCAAAACGCCCGTAGCGGGCTTTGCAGCGCTTGTCATAGTAACGAGGGCGGCATTGAGCTGCTCGCTATGGAGCGCATGATCTCAAGGGCCGATCTGGCTACTGCTTATACCGCTGATACGGTTGATGCCTACCTGCTGCCGGTTGGTTCTGATACTATCGACGGCGTGCAGAAGAAAACCTGCGCTACTTGCCATAATCCCCATGAGGCCAATCTGCGTGGCGATGGCGACATTACCGCCTTCATGCTGGGTGATACTGGTACTACTACCCAAGAAGCAACGGTGGTCTTCTCGGCAGAATTCAACCTCTGTACGGCTTGCCATATGGTTGACATCGTCGCTACCAACACCGGTTCCGGCAACAATGGCCGTTTCATTTATGAGTATGAGCTTTCCGATGCCTACAGTGCCGCCAATCTGATTGACGCAACCAGCGGTACGTACGATTTCAGCAATATCCCCTTCTATCATGATGGGGCCAGCGGCAATGGCCGTACTATGATCGATACCCACTTTGGTGGCGAGATTCTCAGCCATCTGGTTGACTTCGCCGGTGGGGACACGGATATCACCATCAAGGGCTACAACGTCAACGCTGGCGCTCGCAACGCTTGTACGTCCTGTCATGACCCCCACACTGCCGGCAAGATGCTCGCCGAAGTGGGTGGCACCTATGCAGGCGCCGACAACATTGATAACCCGGTCATCGGCTATGCGGAAGGCCTTGGCGACTTCCATAACAGCTATCAGACCACCGTATCCTACCGTCAAAGTGGTTGTGCTCCCTGCCACACGGGTGACAACTATGCGGCTGTAACCCTGGGGGTAGATCCTGATGATTCCTGGAGTTGGGGTACTCTTAGCTGCCGCGCCTGCCACGATCTGGCCATTCCCAATACTGAGTTTGGTCTCAATAATGCACCTGAGTTTGCCCAGGTACGCGAGTTCCCTTTAGATCATGTGTTCGCTTTCAATGCGTTGGTAGATGGTGCTGTTGAACTCAGCGGCGGTGTTGTGGTGCCTGTAGCTGACCTCGGTGTAAACCAGATCTGCTTCGAGTGTCACAAAGGTCGTACTCCTGGTGTCGATGTGACCACCCTGACCGAGGCGGAAGCCGGAACAAGGAATTACGACATCTCTTACCTGCACTATGCTCCCTCCTTCGCTATCCTCTGGGGGGCCGATTCCGGCATGGTAGCCACGTATCCCGGAGAAAGCTACAGTGGTAGATTTACTCACGGTGGCACACCGTTCGGTTGCGTAGATTGCCATGATGTTCACAATACCAATGAAAACCACGCAGCCACCAACAAGATGACCAATCCTGAATTCAGTTGTGCCGGGTGCCATGGAGAAGGTCAGGCTTTTGATGCAGTTGATCTACAGGCGCGCACCCAGCTCTTCAGTGAGCGTCTGCTGGATACCATCTTGGTCGCCATGGTTGCTGCTGATGGGCAGGTAGGGCTTAACGCTACTCTGCAGGCCAAGATCGATTCTCTGCTCGACAGCACCTATCCCAACGTCGATTATGCCAGCCAGGAAGAGGAACTGATGGCATATATTCAGGAACGTCAGGTGTACTTCCCGAGTATTGCTGTTGCCCACGCTGCTACCACCTGGAAGGTCTTCACCTATGAAGACGGCGCACCGCACGGCCAGACCCACGGCCATGGCGGTTCCTGGGCGCACAACAGCAAGTTTGCTCGTGAAATGATGTACGACGCCATTTTAAGCCTGAGTGGCGATGTAACCGGTCTAGATGTAACCGGTACGCTGAGAGACACTCCCTAA